A genome region from Littorina saxatilis isolate snail1 linkage group LG16, US_GU_Lsax_2.0, whole genome shotgun sequence includes the following:
- the LOC138950426 gene encoding uncharacterized protein: MYPALVTPCKQDKSRADPLHVAEKAPQENKWGKKHSCKFCSKMVVKMSTHLTKVHAHGADVAAVLRLPKGSKERRNGFVRLLNEGDYKHNYDVLEGQSGTVIPKYRKAGRQVGQLSACRFCQGLYAKSLLSKHLHNCPQNPDPSKHLKWGECSKVGSYMLPIGKEKNSAFFQAVVGRMRDDAVMRVIANDSLIIKFGSRLFYKKDVEEHTRGNISSRLRELGRLVLELKAKSEMKVASLKQALDPIHFDLVIETVRAMAHFEEPSHAYKKGNLALKLGYSLKTCCKILVSEAIKSSDKLLLEKVQNFSSLLASDWHDSVSAGAAQSVTMAKMNKQLLLPSLKDVEKVNGVINEDMQSTEYSVLAKATLASLTIFNRKRGGELQRMKVQDFQVLQSSSIEEEMLKTLTTTEQKLVKILQRVEIKGKFTRPVPILLTPSMVHAVERLLKMRAEKDITSPYLFASSGEKPFRDSDVLRTYAQKAQVDSESLFTATNLRKQLATLSQAMELSKLEEDQLAGFLGHDIRIHRGVYRKPIQIVQKAKVASVLFKLNRGVDIPEEIDEKSLEEEILPADEENEDEEPAATASAEVSKEERPPSCSLSNENTAGACASVGDVSLTIAPATSTSAKGGKTLTQKRRPDGTKTQKKMPWKKEEIAAVEKHLAACFSMNKVPQKLEAERCKQAESSVLKHRSWKDIKYCVHNRLKQIRSK; this comes from the coding sequence ATGTATCCTGCCCTAGTTACACCTTGCAAACAAGACAAATCTAGAGCTGATCCTTTACATGTTGCAGAAAAAGCTCCCCAGGAAAACAAATGGGGTAAAAAACATTCATGCAAATTTTGTTCAAAAATGGTAGTAAAAATGTCGACACATTTGACAAAGGTCCATGCTCACGGAGCGGATGTGGCGGCAGTTTTGAGACTTCCCAAAGGATCCAAAGAGAGAAGGAACGGGTTTGTAAGATTGCTCAATGAGGGAGACTATAAACACAACTATGATGTGTTGGAAGGCCAGTCCGGAACAGTCATTCCAAAGTACAGAAAAGCAGGTCGCCAGGTAGGTCAACTTTCAGCCTGCAGGTTTTGCCAAGGGCTGTATGCCAAGTCCCTGTTGAGTAAGCATTTGCACAACTGTCCACAAAATCCAGATCCAAGTAAGCACTTGAAGTGGGGCGAGTGTTCCAAGGTAGGATCATACATGCTTCCCAttggaaaagaaaagaacagtgCCTTCTTTCAAGCTGTTGTTGGAAGAATGAGAGATGACGCCGTCATGAGAGTCATAGCAAATGACAGTCTGATCATCAAGTTTGGTTCCAGGTTGTTCTACAAAAAAGATGTGGAAGAACATACCAGGGGCAACATCAGCAGCCGGCTGAGAGAACTAGGGCGTTTGGTCTTGGAGTTAAAGGCAAAATCTGAAATGAAGGTTGCAAGCCTTAAACAAGCACTTGATCCTATCCATTTTGATTTGGTCATTGAAACAGTCCGAGCCATGGCTCACTTTGAAGAACCAAGCCATGCTTACAAGAAAGGGAACCTGGCTCTCAAACTTGGCTACTCTCTGAAGACCTGCTGTAAAATTCTTGTGTCGGAAGCCATCAAATCCAGTGACAAGCTTTTGCTGGAAAAAGTCCAAAACTTTTCTTCTCTCCTGGCGAGTGATTGGCATGATTCTGTCTCAGCAGGTGCTGCTCAGTCGGTCACAATGGCTAAAATGAACAAACAGCTCCTCCTTCCCTCTTTGAAAGACGTCGAGAAAGTGAATGGTGTGATCAACGAGGACATGCAATCAACTGAATACAGTGTCCTGGCCAAAGCCACACTAGCCTCTCTGACCATCTTCAACAGAAAAAGAGGAGGGGAGTTGCAGAGAATGAAAGTTCAGGACTTTCAAGTGTTGCAGTCGTCGTCAATTGAGGAGGAAATGCTGAAAACTCTGACAACAACTGAGCAAAAGCTTGTCAAGATCCTACAAAGAGTGGAAATCAAAGGAAAGTTCACACGACCTGTGCCCATCCTCTTGACACCAAGCATGGTTCATGCTGTTGAGCGTTTGTTGAAGATGAGAGCTGAGAAAGACATCACAAGTCCATACTTATTTGCCTCAAGTGGTGAGAAGCCCTTTAGGGACTCTGACGTCCTTAGGACCTATGCACAGAAGGCGCAGGTGGATTCTGAATCACTGTTCACAGCCACCAACCTCAGGAAACAACTAGCAACACTTAGCCAAGCGATGGAGTTGTCAAAGTTAGAGGAAGACCAACTGGCAGGCTTTCTCGGACATGACATTCGCATCCACAGGGGTGTCTACAGAAAGCCAATTCAGATTGTTCAGAAGGCAAAGGTAGCCAGTGTCCTCTTCAAACTCAACAGAGGTGTTGATATACCCGAAGAAATTGACGAAAAGAGTCTTGAAGAAGAAATTCTACCTGCAGATGAAGAGAATGAAGATGAGGAACCTGCTGCCACTGCCAGCGCTGAAGTGTCTAAAGAAGAAAGACCACCATCTTGCTCTCTTTCAAATGAAAATACAGCTGGAGCTTGTGCATCCGTTGGTGATGTTTCCCTTACCATCGCCCCAGCTACCAGTACATCAGCTAAAGGGGGTAAAACACTGACTCAGAAGAGAAGGCCTGATGGAACAAAAACTCAGAAGAAAATGCCttggaaaaaagaggaaattgCTGCAGTTGAGAAACATTTGGCTGCATGTTTTTCAATGAATAAAGTCCCGCAAAAACTTGAAGCAGAAAGATGCAAACAGGCAGAAAGTAGTGTTCTAAAGCACAGATCCTGGAAGGACATTAAATACTGTGTCCACAATCGTCTCAAGCAAATAAGGTCAAAGTAG
- the LOC138950427 gene encoding immunoglobulin superfamily member 22-like isoform X2, with the protein MTSNTIQNLTTGSDYFFRVMTENKAGPSPPLEMDKPVRIKSPYVVPEPPTGPVYFSHLDATSVVLDWRAPRDDGGAPVLNYRIEVSQNQETWTEVTIVDGDLTKTKAKNLATDKKHYFRIFAINKVGTSKPLESDAVTPKRPVGPPGKPVGPLEAKAITRDSVQLDWKPPQDDGGLPITGYIIEKREAMRMTWSRADKTTDDEDTGGTCHWR; encoded by the exons ATGACCAGTAACACCATCCAGAACTTGACCACTGGGTCAGACTACTTCTTCCGTGTGATGACAGAGAACAAGGCTGGGCCCAGTCCACCTCTGGAGATGGACAAGCCTGTTAGGATCAAGAGTCCTTATG TTGTTCCTGAACCTCCTACGGGACCCGTCTACTTCAGTCACTTGGATGCAACAAGTGTTGTCCTTGACTGGCGTGCGCCTCGAGATGATGGCGGTGCCCCTGTGCTTAACTACCGCATTGAGGTGTCGCAGAACCAGGAAACCTGGACAGAGGTGACCATTGTTGATGGTGACTTGACCAAGACCAAGGCAAAGAACCTGGCCACAGACAAGAAGCACTACTTCAGAATCTTCGCCATCAACAAAGTGGGAACCAGCAAACCGCTTGAGTCGGATGCTGTTACACCAAAGAGGCCTGTTG GACCACCGGGAAAACCAGTGGGACCTTTGGAAGCAAAGGCCATCACCCGCGACTCTGTCCAGCTGGACTGGAAGCCACCTCAAGATGACGGAGGCTTGCCCATCACTGGCTACATCATTGAGAAGCGTGAGGCCATGCGCATGACATGGAGTCGCGCTGACAAGACCACAGACGACGAGGACACTGGAGGGACTTGTCACTGGAGATGA
- the LOC138951315 gene encoding immunoglobulin superfamily member 22-like: protein MVRFRDMLKVSLAKWVSTIARQALGWWQSQAGNIRQPVTHLLNHPTFLSTVPPSPPTGPLVISDVTKTSFKVTWKAPEKDGGSPVTHYSVEKRETWKTSWTLVERVPGDRLTCDLLLLQEGQDLVGVKAENVAGESKPLESEHAITPMSPYKKPSAPESLTATDVTETAVSLKWKPPTSDGGLPIKSYIVERRDKHWGSWVKAGTTKGTVTTLDVDGLVTGQEYYFRVSAENEEGVGPETEMKELVKPTREAGENVI, encoded by the exons ATGGTACGGTTTAGAGATATGTTGAAAGTCTCGTTAGCCAAGTGGGTCTCCACCATAGCTAGGCAAGCTCTTGGCTGGTGGCAGAGTCAGGCAGGGAAT ATAAGGCAACCAGTGACACACTTACTAAACCACCCCACTTTTCTCTCAACAGTCCCACCATCACCGCCTACAGGCCCTCTGGTGATATCAGACGTGACCAAGACCAGCTTCAAGGTCACCTGGAAGGCACCAGAGAAGGACGGTGGATCTCCAGTCACTCACTACTCTGTGGAGAAGCGCGAGACGTGGAAGACAAGCTGGACGTTGGTGGAGCGTGTCCCTGGCGACCGTCTTACCTGCGACCTGCTCCTTCTGCAGGAAGGACAGGACCTTGTCGGGGTCAAGGCCGAGAACGTTGCTGGAGAGTCCAAGCCTCTGGAATCGGAACATGCCATCACACCAATGAGTCCTTACA AGAAACCATCAGCCCCAGAATCACTGACAGCAACAGACGTCACAGAAACAGCAGTGTCGCTGAAATGGAAGCCACCTACCAGCGACGGAGGACTGCCGATCAAGTCCTACATCGTCGAGCGTCGCGACAAGCACTGGGGTTCATGGGTTAAGGCCGGAACCACCAAGGGCACAGTGACGACTTTAGATGTGGATGGCTTGGTGACTGGACAGGAGTACTACTTCCGTGTCTCTGCCGAGAATGAGGAGGGAGTTGGGCCAGAAACTGAGATGAAGGAGCTGGTCAAACCAACAAGGGAAGCTGGTGAGAATGTCATTTGA
- the LOC138950427 gene encoding immunoglobulin superfamily member 22-like isoform X1: protein MTSNTIQNLTTGSDYFFRVMTENKAGPSPPLEMDKPVRIKSPYDVPSAPTGLRVSNVTDKSADVSWTAPDSDGGTPITNYIVQTRIIPRSTFTTVQETTETKVTLTGLVADSQYMLQIIAVNAEGQSLPLQSREPICPEKILSVPDAPASLLIKNITKDGLTLEWTPPENDGGSRVRRYIIEKSLKGTDKWEKVTTVESFRTRCTVADLEREKDYFFAVSAENDVGIGEKQKTAKPVKMEKPICELNCN from the exons ATGACCAGTAACACCATCCAGAACTTGACCACTGGGTCAGACTACTTCTTCCGTGTGATGACAGAGAACAAGGCTGGGCCCAGTCCACCTCTGGAGATGGACAAGCCTGTTAGGATCAAGAGTCCTTATG ATGTGCCATCAGCACCAACAGGCCTGCGCGTGTCCAACGTCACAGATAAATCAGCAGATGTGTCTTGGACCGCTCCGGACAGCGACGGTGGCACGCCCATCACCAACTACATCGTTCAGACCCGCATCATCCCTCGTTCCACCTTCACCACCGTCCAGGAGACGACAGAAaccaaagtgaccttgaccggcCTTGTTGCGGACAGCCAGTACATGCTGCAGATCATCGCAGTCAACGCTGAGGGACAGAGCCTGCCTCTGCAGTCCAGAGAACCCATCTGCCCAGAGAAGATCCTCA GTGTTCCTGATGCACCAGCGTCATTGCTGATCAAGAACATCACCAAGGACGGCCTGACCTTGGAGTGGACCCCACCAGAGAACGATGGCGGATCCAGGGTCCGTCGCTACATCATAGAGAAGTCTCTGAAGGGCACAGACAAATGGGAGAAGGTCACCACAGTCGAGAGCTTCAGAACTCGGTGCACTGTCGCTGATCTGGAGCGAGAGAAGGACTACTTCTTTGCTGTGTCCGCAGAGAATGATGTGGGCATTGGCGAAAAGCAGAAGACAGCCAAACCAGTGAAAATGGAAAAGCCTATCTGTGAGTTGAATtgcaattaa